In the archaeon BMS3Bbin15 genome, CGAAAGCTGCATTGTAGCCACCCTCTGCCATCACAGTACAGCCGCTTCTTCCAAAGAGTCCCTTGACAACAACAAGCACATCAACATTGTGCTTCTTTGCCTCTATTGCTGCTCTTGCACCTGCTCCACCTCCCCCTATAATAAGCACATCGGTCTGATAAACATCATCTACCGTTTCCATTTCTTTACCTCTTATAGCAAAATTTTATGTGAGTTATAAGTAGTAAGGGAGAAATAGCGGTCGCGACGGGATTCGAACCCGCGACTCCCGGCTTAGAAGGCCGGTGCCCTATCCATGCTAGGCTACGCGACCACCTTAATTTGAAGAACAATATTGTTAATAAAAGTTATTGCATCAGAGGTCTAACACTCAGCAAATAGAAGAGGTAATCACAGTGATTTTAAATAATAAAATCCATAAAACATCTGACTTTTGTTTGAATTCCAAACATACTTGCACTTTCTTCGGCACAAATCCTAGAAATTTCTCCAATTTCCTGTCTTAATTTTCCTTCGAGAGCCTTATTCCTCCTTCTTATCAATCCTCCAGAATAGTGAACAAGAACTCCCACTATGAAAATAAGAGTGCCATCGCTTAATGTTGTTGCTACAGTGACATTGGTTCTGTTAGCTCTGTCATTCTGGCTCAGTAGCTGCTCGAACATATTCCTGAATTCTACAATGATATTTCCTATACTAATACCACGTACAAAGTACTCGGAAGTTATTATATTCATAATATCTGCATTTTTGTCGATAACATCATATTTCCTGAAGATATTTTCATCTTTAGTCAAAGGTGAGGTTGCTTTTTTTGGTTCTGTTTTAATCTTATCTACAATCTCCTTCTTTTCTTGTTTGACATTAACTATCCTTTTAAGGTACATTCTGAGGAGAGGAATATTCAGCTTTTTTTCAGAATCTAAATAAACAATTTTTTCGCCATTATAAATACTCAGGTAGGATGTCCCGTTACTTTTTTCAATAAGTATCTCTTCCAGACCTTCAATATCAAAAAGTACAGAAAGTTTAAATGCAAGTTCCTCCTGATTTTCCACATCGCATGCAAATACTTCTCCATTTCTGTCAACAAGCATGCACCAGTTTATATACTTAAGACTGCTTTTAAGCTTCTTTAGCTTCTCTTTCATAAGGACACCTCTGATATTATCTCCATCACACCAGAAATAACTGTTGCATATGGTGTATTTTTTTCAAAGAAAATCACCACGTCAGAGTCGCCATATCGTACAATCACAGCTTTAAAAGATGAGAATTTCAATCTTGCAGATTCATACTCCTCGCACAGTTCAGCAATGAGCGCAGTTGATATGACTGCCATATCATTGAAATCCTTCTTTTCCTCCACATGTATAACCTCTCCATCTTCCAGTATGTAGCAGGCAAGTACATTCTCCATTGCTGCAACATCGTTTGCAAGTTTATATGCTATAATTTCATCCATATCTATCATCCATGGCATTTTTAATAATCTGTGTTACCTCTTCATCGGAGGGCTCCTTTAATTTGAACCTTTGCATAATTTCATTTCTGAAAACCTCTGGCTCAGAAAATATTTCATAGATATCAAGTATTGCCCTATTATCTATCAGAAGATTCTGATAATTTCCTTCCCAGTATACAAGGTTGCCATTTTTAAATACAAGACTAACTTTTCTGGCCTTCTTTGAAAATGCATTTATAATAATGTCGTCATATTTCTGTGAAATTTCATCAAGACTTTCAGATATGTTAGTGGTTGTAATATAATCCACTTTAGTTACAAGATATTCACAATTTTTCAGTTTTATTTTTTTATCTGGTTTATAAAGTGCAACTATCATTTCTTTCTTATTTTTCAGAAGTTCCTCATTGCCAGAAATAATTTTTCCAGAGTTAATCTGGAATATTAATTTTCCATCTGTAGCTCTTACAATATAATTCTTTGAGATAATTATTAAATCCTTAATATCTACAGTATCTTTGTATACTTTTATAGGATTCATATCCTCTCCTTTTCCTATAACTATTTTATTCTACAGGTTTACTTTGATATGAATGTTGACCATGTTGGGGCCACCACAAGCACACTGCAAGGCGAACTTTCAACCACTTCCTGAGCAGTACTGTTTTTAAATGCTGGATTTGGCAGATTAACTCCTATTATAATTATGTCCGTACCAATCTCTCTGGCAGCTTTCACAATTTCTTCGGAATTGTTTCCTATTCTTACAATCTCCTCTGCCACTACCCCGCTCTCCTTTATACTTGTATTTGCTATTTCAAGAGCTCTTTTCCCTCTTTCACTTAGGAGTTCCCTGAGGTTTCTGCCCTCTTCTTTAAAGGACTTAAGAGTTTCTTCAAACTGTGCCTCACCCACCAAATCATACTGATAAATATCGTTCATTGGCGCTATATATACATATTTAAGCTCAGAACCAAGACTCTTGGCAAGCTTAACCCCCATATACAGGGCTTTGATTGAGCCAACACTCCCATCAAGAGCCACAAGCACCTTTTCAATTACATCTTTTCCCATTACATATTATTTGTTTTATAGCACACTATTTATATCTTTCGAAAATTTAAATCAGATACTCTATTTAACATGTGCATATTGTTATAAAATTTATTGAAGTACGTGTATTACTTAATACCTGCCATTCTACCCCATATAATACCAAAGACAGGTAATATTTTCAACGGTAACTTTGAAGATATACATAGGAGAGGAAATCGGGTGGACAGCTCAGCAATTGGCTATGGGTTCTGACACTCTGTATACAGAGTGAAAAGATAACATAGCATTAAAAGTTGGGTTGTGGACTTGAAGTGGCAATACGAGGGTTTGTTAATTAACATTCCCAGGGTGTGTCCGATAGTTCTTAGCCGCCTGACCTCAAATCCTATTTTTCTATTCTTCTTTTGACTTCCCTGTAGAAATGAAGTACATCGCCAAGGTCCCTTCTGAATCTATCCTTGTCCATTATCTCCCTGGTCTCTGCATCCCAGAACCGGCAGGTATCTGGACTTATTTCATCCGCAAGAATGAGCTTTCCATCTCCTTTATATCCAAACTCCAGCTTAAAGTCCACGAGTATAATGTCTTTTTTTAAGAGGAATTCACTGAGAATATCATTGACTTTCAGGGTTATTCTCTTCATTTCCTTCATTTCTTCCTCGGAGCTTACAAGTTTAAGAGCCAGGGCAATATCCTCGTTAATCATCGGGTCATGGTATTCATCACTCTTGAAACCGAATTCAACCACATGCGGTGAGAGTTCCTGCCCATCTTTGAAAGGATATCTTCTGACAAAGCTGCCAGTGGCAAAATTCCTGCATATCACCTCAACCCTGATAATTTCAACTTTCTTTGCGACATGTCTGTTGGGCTTTTCAAATTTTATAAAATGAGTTGGTATTCCATTTTTACTGAGAAGCTCCATAAATCTTGCGGAAATTTCCGCATTGAGCTGGCCTTTTCCTTCTTTAGTGGCTTTTTTTGCTCCGTCGCCGGCTGTTAAGTCGTCTCTGAACTCTATAAGCACTCTATCTTCATCAAGCTCATAAACATCTTTTGCCTTTCCTCTATAGATAAGTTTCATACTATCACCTGAAATCCTCCAGTCTGAGTTCATTGAAATGCTCAGAATAGTATTCTTCAAGACTCCTTATAGCAATTTCACCCTCTTTCATACTCTCTATTGCCCTGCATGTCGCCTCAGCAGCGGCAAGGGTTGTTATGTAGGGTATTTTAAGCTCAACAGCATATCTCCTTATATAATAGCCATCACTGTAAGGCACCTTTCCTGCCGTGGGGGTGTTGATTATTAAGTCAATTTCATGTCTGCGCATTAAATCCAGAATATTTGGCTTACCCTCACTGACTTTCCTAACCACTTCTGCTGGAATACCTTCTCTGGCAAGACATCTAGATGTGCCATCAGTGGCAAGAATATCAAAACCCAGGTCATGTAGCCTTTTTGCTATATCTGCTATACCCTGACGGTGTCTTCTTGCTACACTTATAAACACCTTTCCTTTATCTGGTAGATTATTGCCTGCTGCAATCTGAGCCTTGTAGTAAGCTCTCCCAAAGTCGAAATCTATTCCCATGACTTCGCCTGTGCTTTTCATTTCAGGACCCAGCACGGGGTCAACACCCGGGAGCTTCAGGAATGGGAAGACAGCTTCCTTCACTGCCACATGTTTTATCTTCCTCTCACCTATATAACCGAGTTCACTCAGTTTTTTTCCCATCATCACTTTTGTCGCGAGTTTTGCCAGAGGTACGCCAATTGCCTTGCTTACATAGGGTACAGTTCTCGAAGCTCTGGGATTTGCCTCCAGCACATATACCTTACCATCCTTAACCGCATACTGCACATTGAGAAGGCCTATGACTTTAAGTTCTCTTGCCAGCTTTATTGTATAATCCTTAATTTTTTCTGTTACCTCCCTGCTAATATTCTGTGGAGGTAAAACGCAGGCACTATCGCCAGAATGTATTCCTGCATGTTCAATATGCTCCATAATCCCTCCGATGAAAACATCATGGCTGTCACTCACTGCATCCATGTCTATTTCAATTGCATTCTCAAGGAACTTATCCACCAGTACAGGGTGCTTCTCACTGACAGAAATTGCTTCCTGCATATATCTCTCAAGCTGGCTTTCATCATAAACTATCTCCATGGCTCTTCCACCGAGCACATAACTGGGCCTTACAAGCACAGGATAGCCTATTTTCTCTGCAATCTCTCTGGCTTTTTCCAGATTTGTGGCTGTGCCGTACTCTGCCTGAGGTATTTCAAGCTTCTGGAGCACTTCTGTAAAACGTTCCCTGTCTTCTGCCCTGTCTATATTCTCTGGCGAGGTGCCAAGAATATTTATATCTCTCTCTGCGAGAGGCATGGCGAGATTTAAAGGTGTCTGACCTCCAAACTGCACTATAACGCCGTAAATATTCTCCTTTTCAATTACTTCAAGGACGTCCTCCAGGGTTATTGGCTCAAAGTATAACCTGTTGCTTATATCATAGTCTGTTGAAACTGTTTCGGGGTTGTTGTTCACTATAATACTCTCCACGCCCTCCTTGCGAAGAGTTAAAGAGGCATGGACACAGCAGTAATCGAACTCTATTCCCTGAGCAATTCTTATCGGTCCTCCGCCTATAATCATAACTTTCTTTTTTCTACTGCTTTTAATTTCATCACCACTATCATAGGTGGAGTAGTAATATGGTGTCTTAGCCTCGAACTCGGCAGCACAGGTATCCACCATTTTAAATGCAGGCGTGACACCCAGCTTCTTCCTCTTTTTTCTTATCCTTTCTTCTCCTACGTCTATTATATTTGCAATCTGTATGTCACTGAAACCAAGATTTTTTGCATTTTTTATAAGCTTCTCATTAACAGTTTCGAGAGTATATTCTGAAAGAGTTCTTTCCATCTCAAGGATATTCATGATTTTATATATGAAAAAGGGTGATATCTTTGTTAGTTCGACAATTCTTTCAACAGATACTCCTGCTTTTAAAGCATCGTATATATAAAAAATTCTCTTATCTGTGGGATTAAATAGATTATCTTCGATTTTCTTTATATCTGTTTCAGGTTTTCTGCCGTCACAGCATAAGCCATTGCGTTTTATATCCAGACTCCTGATAGCTTTCTGAAGGCTCTCTTCAAAGCTCCTGCCTATTGCCATAACCTCGCCGGTGCTTTTCATCTGCGTACCAATATGCTTTTCCGCATCTCTGAACTTATCAAAAGGCCATCTCGGTATTTTTGTTACAATATAGTCCAGGGCAGGCTCAAAACTGGCTGGAGTCTCTTTTGTAACGTCATTTGGTATTTCATCCAGAGTAAAACCCACTGCAATTTTGGCAGATATCTTTGCAATAGGATAGCCTGTTGCCTTGCTTGCGAGAGCTGAAGAGCGGGATACTCTCGGATTGACTTCTATAACATGATATTCCCACTTTTCGGGGTTAACAGCAAACTGGATATTGCAGCCTCCAGCAATCTCCAGTGCCCTTATTATCTTCAGAGCAGCGCTTCTGAGAATCTGGTGTTCTCTGTCACTCAGAGTCTGAGCAGGGGCAACGACTATACTTTCACCTGTGTGAATTCCCATAGGGTCAATATTCTCCATGTTGCATATGGTTATGCAGTTATCATTTGTATCCCGCATAACTTCATACTCGTACTCATACCAGCCTAGGAGAGATTTTTCAATGAGAACCTGATTAACCATGCTTGCATCTACGCCTCTTGTAACTATCTCTTCCAGTTCCTCTCTGTTGTGGGCAAAACCTCCTCCTGTACCACCAAGAGTGTATGCTGGCCTTATTATCACAGGGTAACCAATTTTATCTACAGCTTTTAAAGCTTCTTCAAGGCTACTGACAGCAAAACTCTGTGGGACGGGTTCGCCTATATCTCTTATAAATTGGGCAAATAGCTCTCTGTCCTCTGCCTTCTTTATTGTTTCAACGCCTGTTCCAAGTACATTTACACCATACTTCTCGAAAACTCCGGCTTCAGCAAGCTGGGCAGTCAGGTTCAGACCAGTTTGCCCTCCCATTGTTCCAAGAAAACCCTCCGGTCTCTCCTTCTCTATTATTTTTGCCACAATATCGGGAGTTAGGGGTTCCATGTAAATTTTATCTGCAATTTCGCTGTCTGTCTGGATTGTGGCAGGATTTGAATTTACAAGGATAACCTCATAGCCCTCTGCTCTGAGGGATTTACAGGCCTGGCTTCCCGAGTAGTCGAATTCTGCTGCCTGACCTATAATTATGGGCCCTGAGCCTATAACTATTATTTTTTTAATATCATCTCTTTTTGGCATAGTTATGCACCATATCAGCAAAAACATCAAACATGTACTCTGTATCTTTTGGTCCCGGGCTTGCCTCGGGATGGAACTGGGTCGTCATTATTGGTAGACTTCTGTGTTTAAGTCCTTCGCAGGTACCGTCATTCAGGTTTACAAAAGTCTGCTCGAATTCAGTACCTTCAAGGCTTTCACTACTCACACCAAAGCCGTGATTTTGTGAGGTTATATATACTCTGCCTGTGCTCAAATCTTTCACAGGCTGGTTTGCTCCACGGTGCCCGAATTTTAGTTTGAATGTATGTGCACCCGAAGCCAGGGCAAGCATCTGGTGTCCGAGGCATATACCAAAGGTTGGAATTTCGTGGTTCATCAAATCCTTTATTGTCTCTGTGACATAGGGTGCCTGAACAGGATCCCCGGGACCGGGGGAGATTACTATACCCTGCGGCTCCAGGTCAAGAATTTCCTTTGCTTTTGAAAAGGCTGGAATTACACTAACCGAAAAGCCTCTCTTCAAAAGGTTTTTCCTTATACTCCACTTCATGCCGCAGTCTATCACAGCTATTCTCTCTTCTCCACTGCCATATTGAAGTATCTTCTTTGTTGTAACTTTTCTTACCAGGTCTTTCTCTCCGTAGGGTTTCTGGGCAAGTGACTTTTCCATGAGTTTGTGCACATCTATATCTTCTTTGCTTGTTTTCAATGCACCCTGAATCACACCGTACTCTCTCAGCTTTATTGTCAGTGCTCTTGTATCCACGCCAGCTATACCCGGAATGTTCTGTTCTCTTAGAAAATCGTCAATATTCTCAAAACTGCTCCGGTGGCTGGGCTCCTGACAATTCTCCTTTATGACAAAACCTTCGACATTTATTCTTTCACTCTCAAAATATTCGGTGTTTATACCATAGTTACCAATCAGAGGATATGTCAGAGTTAGAATCTGGCCACTGTAGCTGGGGTCTGTTAAAGCTTCCTGATAGCCTGTCATACTGGTTGAAAAGACCACCTCTCCGTAGACCTCAGCTTTAGCCCCAAATCCTGAGCCCTCTATTACAGTGCCATCGTTAAGTAAAAGTACAGCCTTCATTGGAATCTCTCCTGCTTACTTATTTCAACGATATAAGTTTTGTGTATTGTTGTGAAACATTTTATAACTAAATAAGATAAATGAACTACATGTATATATTATGAACCATATAGCTCAGGATGTGGGAATGTGAATATAACAGGAGCCACCTACGAAGTTATTGCCGAATATCCCTATATAGAACATTATCTCTCTAAAAGACTTGTGAATTACAGGGCTCTTGCAAGAGAGATAAGACCAGGGGTTGCTACCAAAATTGGAAGAGAGGTAAATATTCAGAGTATAGTCACAGCTTTAAGAAGACTTTCCTATGATAAAGACAGCAGAAAAGAGCCAGTTGACGATATTCTATCAAAAAGTGAAATAAGCCTTCGCTATGACCTTGCCCTGATTACCGTTGAACTTACAAGATATATCCATGGCAAGATTCTTGAGCTTCACAGAAATACCGGTGATGAAGGTTACCTGCTACTTCAGGGGCTTGAGAGTCTCACAATTGTTGTTAAAGACTCTCACCTGAGCTTTCTTGAGAAGCTTTTTAAAGATAGCATTTTAAAGAAGATTGAAAATCTTGCAGGAGTTGTAGTTAAGAGTCCTGAGGATATAGCGGATACCCCGGGTGTTATAACAAGACTAACCTCGCTTCTTAGTGCAGAGAACATAAATATTGTTGAGATGATGTCTTCATATTCAGAGACCTTTCTGCTTGTGGAGGAGGGGGATGCTCTTGCATGTATAGAAGCTATAAGAAGGGAGATGAAAAGAGCAAGAGGTATAAAGTAGAATAGCTGGGAAGATTGATATGGGAATACTCGATATATGTTTAAAAAGTGGGCGGGATGTGGTTACAATAATGCTCATATGTGAAATGGGAGAGATTAACGGAGAGAGCTTTGACTTCTCCGACATTGAATATATTAAGGGTTACAGAAATACAGCCTTCAGAATTAATGCGGGCAATGATACAAAATATATAACTCGCAGGATTGAATTTAAAGATGGAAATTCAGGTTTGTCTGCTGTTTTTGATAGTGAAGATGGTAATGTAAGGTTACCTGTGGAGAAGATAACCGAGATTGTGAGTCAGGAATAATATATTAAGCTTAAGCTGATTTTTCTGATTCTTCCACAGGCATGGGAATTATCCCCTGGTCCATCAGCACCTCTGTCTCCTTCCGGGCTCTTTTTATAATCATGGTGGCATTTTTAATGAGTTCTTTTCTTGTTTTTTTCACCCTGGCAACTTTTTCATTCATGGCTTTTATTCCAACTGCAGCAGCCTCTCTGGGATATACATCCCAGTCTTCCATGGTTGGGAGGATATATTCCTCTGATATACCCCTTTCCTGGGCAAAACCTGCCACTTCTTCTGCAGCGGCAATTGCCATTCCATCAGTAATTTTTGTTGCCATCACGTCCAGGGCACCTCTTAATATGGCTGGAAAAACAAGGGAATTGTTCACCTGATTTGGAAAATCTGACCTCCCTGTAGCTACCACTCTTGCACCAGCTTCTTTTGCTTCCCATGGCCATATTTCAGGTATAGGGTTAGCACCGGCAATAACAATCGCATCTGATGCCATGGAAGAAACCCATTCCTTTTTAATGATTCCCGGGCCTGGTTTCGAAAATGCTATGCAGATATCCGCATCCTTCATTGCTTCCGGCACACCACCCCTGATATTTTCCCTGTTTGAAGCCTCTGCAATCTCCCTTTTTTTCACATTTTCCGGGTTTTTAATGTCCTCTCTCCCTCTATATATTATCCCTCTGGTATCCACTACAACAATGTTCTGTGGAGAAAATCCATATTTTATTATAAGGCGAAATATTGTAACATTGGCTGACCCTGCTCCTATCATGGCGATTTTTACATCTTTTTTATTCTTTCCCACCAGTCTTAAGCTATTTATGATTGCTGCCAGTGTTACTGTGGCAGTGCCAAGCTGGTCATCGTGCCACACAGGAATATTCAGCTCCTCTCTGAGTCTCTCAACTATGGTGAAGCATTTGGGTTTTTCAATATCTTCCAAGCTTATAGCACCGAAACCTGGCTCAATCCATCTGCAGAATTTTATTATTTCTTCAGGGTCTTCTGTATTGATGCACAGGGGAATTGCATCCACACCCCCAAGATATTTGAATAAAAGTGCTTTCCCTTCCATCACAGGCAATGCACCTTCTGGTCCTATGTTTCCCAGACCAAGAACCCTGGAGCCATCCGTAACAATGGCAACAGTATTCCCCTTGTTTGTATGTGTATATACTTTTCCGGGATTTTCAGCTATATCTCTGGCAGGTGCTGCAACCCCGGGAGTGTACCATACGGAAAGGTCTTCTATGTCCTTAATTCTACATCTGGGAGTAATTTCAATCTTTCCCCTGTAAAAAGCATGTAGTTTCAGAGCTTCTTCTTGTTTTCCCTTTATGGACGAAAGTTTTTTTTCATCAATCCTTTCCTGCATATTACCCAAAGATGTTCTATGGGCTTTTATATCTTGTGGAGTGATGTGCAGATGTATGTATTTTGTGAACTACTCCTACCTGACAGAATGGGCTCCTGCTCGACTAAGATGAAATAAGGCTTGAGCTTTTTCATTTTTTTACAGCCTTTCTACCGAGTTCAAATGCTCTTAAGTTTATATCTGCAGTTTCAGGAGATACCTGGCTGAGAAGAGTTTCTTTCAGCACATCCTGCTTGAGAGGGAAATCCTCCATTGTGGAGAGAGCACCCAGCATTACTGTATTGCCTGTGAGAGGATTACCTGCCGTTTTTGCAAGACTATAGGCATCCACAGGGAAAACCTCTGCATATCTCATGAGATTCTCAAGGATACCTTCGAGGGGAGGATATATACCTATTCCTGACTGGGCTGCTGAGGGTACTATTCTGAAAGTCGAAACAAGGGCTCTGCATTTTTTACTTATATAACTGAGATATCGCAGAGCTTCAACAGGCTCGAGAGCCACAAGATAGTCCGCTTCGCCCTGAGGAATCAAAGGTGCTCTGGCACTGCCTATTCTTACATGAGATACAACACTTCCGCCACGCTGGGCCATGCCATGAGTCTCACTGGCCCTGACATTCAGATTCTGGGCTATTGCAGCCTTCCCAAGTATATTGGTTATAAACAGTATACCCTGACCTCCAACACCGGCAATGAGAATATTTTTAATCATTTTCATTTCTCCCTATGGCTTCAACAGGACAAACTCTTATGCAGAGGTCGCAGCCGGTGCATAGTTCAGAAATTATCTTTGCTCTTCCTTTTTTCCAGCCAACAGCAGGGCATCCTATCTTCAGGAGGCTCTGCATCCTCTGCATAGGTAACCCTCGCACTTCTCTCTTGCAACTTCAGGAGGGGTTTTCCAGAGACCCAGCTTTCTTCCCATAAGAGCACAGGGTTCCTCTGCTATAATAACCCTGACCCCGGGCATGTCAATGGCATTTTTTATAATTTCTATACTTGCCTCAAGGTCACCTGGCTTAACCCTGGCAACAAAATCCACCTTCAGGGCTTTTACGAGCTCTTCAAGGTCAACAGCTACTGTTTTGGTGCCGAGAGCAGTAACACCCATACCTGGGTTGGGTTGATGCCCTGTCATAGCTGTTGTTCTGTTATCCATTATTATCAAAAGAATATTTGCCCTGTTGTAAACTGCATTCAAAAGGGATGGTATGCCTGCATGAAAAAATGTGGAGTCACCAATAAGAGCAATAATATCTTCTTCAACTCCTGCATGGTAGAAGCCCTGGGCAATACCAAGGCTGGAGCCCATACACAGGCATGTATCCATTGTTTTTAATGGCTCCAGTGCGCCCAGAGTGTAGCAGCCTATATCACCGGAATAAATCTTCTTTTCTGTAATTTTTTTCAGGGCATGGTAAAGTGCCCTGTGACCACAGCCCGGGCAGAGGACTGGCGGTCTTGGCACAGGAGAAATATCTTCTCTTTTTACTCTTTCAATCTTGAGGCTAAGAAAACCTGCCACCGCATTCTTAACAATCTCTACATTGAATTCACCATCTCTGGGCAATATGTTCTTTCCAGAAACTTCGATATCGCCTGCCAGTGTCTCAACCTGTTCTTCAATGAATGGCTCAAGCTCCTCCACTACAAGAATCCTGTCAATTTTATAAAGAAATCTTTTTACAAGCTGCTTCGGGAAGGGATTTGTTATTCCCAGCTCGAGAAGTGAAACTTCAGCGCCCAGGGCATCAATAGCTTCTCTGACATAATTTCTTGAGACACCAGAAGTTATAATGCCATAGCTTCCGTTTAGTCTGATATTATTCAGAGTGCTTTCACTGGCATAGCTCTCCATCGCCTCAAGCTTTTTATTCAGTTCTCTGTGAAGAAGCCGTGCATTTGCTGGTATGCATACATAGCGTGAGAAGTTCTTTTTAAACTCAGGTTTCATACCACTTTTAGGAAGCACTCCGGCAAGAACATCACCCCTGGCATGATTTATCCGTGTTGTTGTTCTTAGCATAACAGGTATTGAGAACTTCTCTGAAATTTCAAAAGCTTTTATGGTGTAATCCATGGCTGACTGAGCATCATAGGGCTCGAGACAGAAGATTTTTGTGAATCTGGCAAGAATCCGGTTATCCTGCTCATTCTGGGATGAATGAGCCC is a window encoding:
- a CDS encoding universal stress protein family protein, with translation MGKDVIEKVLVALDGSVGSIKALYMGVKLAKSLGSELKYVYIAPMNDIYQYDLVGEAQFEETLKSFKEEGRNLRELLSERGKRALEIANTSIKESGVVAEEIVRIGNNSEEIVKAAREIGTDIIIIGVNLPNPAFKNSTAQEVVESSPCSVLVVAPTWSTFISK
- the purC gene encoding phosphoribosylaminoimidazole-succinocarboxamide synthase, encoding MNSDWRISGDSMKLIYRGKAKDVYELDEDRVLIEFRDDLTAGDGAKKATKEGKGQLNAEISARFMELLSKNGIPTHFIKFEKPNRHVAKKVEIIRVEVICRNFATGSFVRRYPFKDGQELSPHVVEFGFKSDEYHDPMINEDIALALKLVSSEEEMKEMKRITLKVNDILSEFLLKKDIILVDFKLEFGYKGDGKLILADEISPDTCRFWDAETREIMDKDRFRRDLGDVLHFYREVKRRIEK
- the carB_2 gene encoding carbamoyl-phosphate synthase large chain, whose product is MPKRDDIKKIIVIGSGPIIIGQAAEFDYSGSQACKSLRAEGYEVILVNSNPATIQTDSEIADKIYMEPLTPDIVAKIIEKERPEGFLGTMGGQTGLNLTAQLAEAGVFEKYGVNVLGTGVETIKKAEDRELFAQFIRDIGEPVPQSFAVSSLEEALKAVDKIGYPVIIRPAYTLGGTGGGFAHNREELEEIVTRGVDASMVNQVLIEKSLLGWYEYEYEVMRDTNDNCITICNMENIDPMGIHTGESIVVAPAQTLSDREHQILRSAALKIIRALEIAGGCNIQFAVNPEKWEYHVIEVNPRVSRSSALASKATGYPIAKISAKIAVGFTLDEIPNDVTKETPASFEPALDYIVTKIPRWPFDKFRDAEKHIGTQMKSTGEVMAIGRSFEESLQKAIRSLDIKRNGLCCDGRKPETDIKKIEDNLFNPTDKRIFYIYDALKAGVSVERIVELTKISPFFIYKIMNILEMERTLSEYTLETVNEKLIKNAKNLGFSDIQIANIIDVGEERIRKKRKKLGVTPAFKMVDTCAAEFEAKTPYYYSTYDSGDEIKSSRKKKVMIIGGGPIRIAQGIEFDYCCVHASLTLRKEGVESIIVNNNPETVSTDYDISNRLYFEPITLEDVLEVIEKENIYGVIVQFGGQTPLNLAMPLAERDINILGTSPENIDRAEDRERFTEVLQKLEIPQAEYGTATNLEKAREIAEKIGYPVLVRPSYVLGGRAMEIVYDESQLERYMQEAISVSEKHPVLVDKFLENAIEIDMDAVSDSHDVFIGGIMEHIEHAGIHSGDSACVLPPQNISREVTEKIKDYTIKLARELKVIGLLNVQYAVKDGKVYVLEANPRASRTVPYVSKAIGVPLAKLATKVMMGKKLSELGYIGERKIKHVAVKEAVFPFLKLPGVDPVLGPEMKSTGEVMGIDFDFGRAYYKAQIAAGNNLPDKGKVFISVARRHRQGIADIAKRLHDLGFDILATDGTSRCLAREGIPAEVVRKVSEGKPNILDLMRRHEIDLIINTPTAGKVPYSDGYYIRRYAVELKIPYITTLAAAEATCRAIESMKEGEIAIRSLEEYYSEHFNELRLEDFR
- the carA gene encoding carbamoyl-phosphate synthase small chain is translated as MKAVLLLNDGTVIEGSGFGAKAEVYGEVVFSTSMTGYQEALTDPSYSGQILTLTYPLIGNYGINTEYFESERINVEGFVIKENCQEPSHRSSFENIDDFLREQNIPGIAGVDTRALTIKLREYGVIQGALKTSKEDIDVHKLMEKSLAQKPYGEKDLVRKVTTKKILQYGSGEERIAVIDCGMKWSIRKNLLKRGFSVSVIPAFSKAKEILDLEPQGIVISPGPGDPVQAPYVTETIKDLMNHEIPTFGICLGHQMLALASGAHTFKLKFGHRGANQPVKDLSTGRVYITSQNHGFGVSSESLEGTEFEQTFVNLNDGTCEGLKHRSLPIMTTQFHPEASPGPKDTEYMFDVFADMVHNYAKKR
- a CDS encoding NAD-dependent malic enzyme — its product is MQERIDEKKLSSIKGKQEEALKLHAFYRGKIEITPRCRIKDIEDLSVWYTPGVAAPARDIAENPGKVYTHTNKGNTVAIVTDGSRVLGLGNIGPEGALPVMEGKALLFKYLGGVDAIPLCINTEDPEEIIKFCRWIEPGFGAISLEDIEKPKCFTIVERLREELNIPVWHDDQLGTATVTLAAIINSLRLVGKNKKDVKIAMIGAGSANVTIFRLIIKYGFSPQNIVVVDTRGIIYRGREDIKNPENVKKREIAEASNRENIRGGVPEAMKDADICIAFSKPGPGIIKKEWVSSMASDAIVIAGANPIPEIWPWEAKEAGARVVATGRSDFPNQVNNSLVFPAILRGALDVMATKITDGMAIAAAEEVAGFAQERGISEEYILPTMEDWDVYPREAAAVGIKAMNEKVARVKKTRKELIKNATMIIKRARKETEVLMDQGIIPMPVEESEKSA
- a CDS encoding indolepyruvate oxidoreductase subunit beta, whose product is MIKNILIAGVGGQGILFITNILGKAAIAQNLNVRASETHGMAQRGGSVVSHVRIGSARAPLIPQGEADYLVALEPVEALRYLSYISKKCRALVSTFRIVPSAAQSGIGIYPPLEGILENLMRYAEVFPVDAYSLAKTAGNPLTGNTVMLGALSTMEDFPLKQDVLKETLLSQVSPETADINLRAFELGRKAVKK
- a CDS encoding ferredoxin codes for the protein MQRMQSLLKIGCPAVGWKKGRAKIISELCTGCDLCIRVCPVEAIGRNEND